One stretch of Gaiellales bacterium DNA includes these proteins:
- a CDS encoding sensor histidine kinase, whose protein sequence is MSAATRDDHGLARPGRTRRPRLGAPDLGLYARVLVVNVGILVTAFLLLVLTPVSVSPEPTRGQFAILLAGLVLMLASNAVLLRFSMAPLGRLMGLMRSADVLQPGRRLDAGGTPEVAEVITAFNATLERLEDERRASMRRVLSAQEAERRRIAQELHDQIGQNLTAVVLELKRLQGHVTGEWADTLADAQELARESLDELRRISYELRPAALDDLGLASALESLTTSVARRAAVEVTLEVAPDVPPLAPDVELAVYRIAQEALTNAVRHSGCTRARVRLSVGVDAVYLRVADDGHGLGLLPRSGGGIRGMRERALMIGGRLVLGVSDEGGVEVELCIPSAAVEA, encoded by the coding sequence GTGAGCGCAGCCACGCGGGACGACCACGGTCTGGCCCGGCCGGGCAGGACTCGCCGGCCGCGCCTCGGCGCGCCCGATCTCGGCCTCTACGCCCGCGTCCTCGTCGTCAACGTGGGGATCCTCGTCACGGCGTTTCTGCTGCTCGTGCTGACGCCGGTCAGCGTCAGCCCCGAGCCGACCAGGGGGCAGTTCGCGATCCTGCTGGCCGGCCTCGTCCTCATGCTCGCCTCCAACGCCGTGCTGCTGCGCTTCAGCATGGCGCCGCTCGGCCGGCTCATGGGCCTCATGCGCAGCGCCGACGTGCTCCAGCCGGGCCGGCGGCTCGACGCCGGCGGCACCCCGGAGGTGGCGGAGGTGATCACGGCGTTCAACGCGACCCTGGAGCGGTTGGAGGACGAGCGCCGTGCCAGCATGCGGCGCGTCCTCTCGGCCCAGGAGGCGGAGCGGCGCCGGATCGCCCAGGAGCTGCACGACCAGATCGGCCAGAACCTGACCGCGGTCGTGCTCGAGCTGAAGCGGCTCCAGGGCCACGTCACGGGCGAATGGGCCGACACCCTCGCAGACGCCCAGGAGCTGGCCCGCGAGAGCCTCGACGAGCTCCGCCGGATCAGCTACGAGCTGCGCCCGGCCGCTCTCGACGACCTGGGGCTTGCGAGCGCCCTCGAGTCGCTGACGACGTCCGTCGCCCGCCGCGCCGCTGTCGAGGTGACGCTCGAGGTCGCGCCAGACGTGCCACCGCTCGCGCCGGACGTCGAGCTGGCCGTGTACCGGATCGCGCAGGAGGCCCTGACGAACGCCGTCCGCCACTCCGGCTGCACGCGCGCCCGGGTGCGCCTGAGCGTGGGGGTCGACGCCGTCTACCTGCGGGTCGCCGACGACGGCCACGGCCTCGGCCTGCTCCCGCGCTCCGGCGGCGGCATCCGCGGCATGCGCGAGCGCGCGCTCATGATCGGCGGGCGGCTGGTGCTCGGCGTGAGCGACGAGGGCGGCGTCGAGGTCGAGCTCTGCATCCCGTCCGCGGCCGTGGAGGCCTAG
- a CDS encoding response regulator transcription factor gives MSVATRRIGILLADDHAVVRHGLRLVLESEPDMRVVAEVGDGAEAVRRAVHDDVDLAVLDITMPGMTGIQATQELSRLRPRLRTLILSMHDSEQYFLEAIRAGASGYVLKSVADQDLITACRAAMRGEPFVYPAVERSLLGRALADDESSAVLTGREAQILALIADGHTSREIADMLVISPRTVERHRENLRHKLGLRNRVDLTRYAIRAGLISP, from the coding sequence ATGTCCGTCGCCACGAGGCGGATCGGCATCCTGTTGGCCGATGACCACGCCGTCGTCCGCCACGGGCTGCGGCTCGTGCTCGAGTCCGAGCCGGACATGCGGGTGGTGGCCGAGGTCGGTGACGGCGCCGAGGCGGTGCGGCGGGCGGTGCACGACGATGTCGACCTGGCCGTTCTCGACATCACCATGCCGGGCATGACCGGCATCCAGGCGACGCAGGAGCTCTCCCGGCTGCGGCCGCGCCTGCGCACGCTGATCCTCTCGATGCACGACAGCGAGCAGTACTTCCTCGAGGCGATCCGGGCGGGCGCGAGCGGTTACGTCCTGAAGTCCGTCGCCGACCAGGACCTCATCACCGCCTGCCGCGCCGCGATGCGCGGCGAGCCGTTCGTCTACCCGGCGGTCGAGCGGTCGCTGCTCGGACGGGCGCTGGCCGACGACGAGTCGAGCGCCGTCCTGACCGGGCGCGAGGCCCAGATCCTGGCGCTGATCGCCGACGGCCACACGTCGCGCGAGATCGCCGACATGCTCGTGATCAGCCCGCGGACGGTCGAGCGCCACCGCGAGAACCTGCGCCACAAGCTGGGGCTGCGAAACCGGGTCGACCTGACCCGTTACGCGATCCGTGCCGGCCTGATTTCACCCTGA
- a CDS encoding metallophosphoesterase codes for MRRRAWILAIVAALAVTGGRAGAAHATDPATGDPVIAAVGDMACAPADSNFNGGAGTASNCGEAANSAQMQTDPTIDTLLGLGDYQYGCGSPAEFAQSYGPTWGFFNNIIDPTAGNHEYSTKTNSADGSPCPDPNDAGQDYFAYFGAPARPATAGEYSFNVGQWHLISLNANCSKTNVGGCAATSPQTRWLQSDLAANTQPCTLAYWHQPRWTANGTNASAYAPWWSVLYAGHVDVVLNGHVHTYARFAPLDPSGNSDPANGIREVIVGTGGESLVSASPSASPAPLVNYRGFGYLRMVLHPTGYDAQFIAANGAVKDTFSGTCHGSSPPPAALQVSQTAPASVQADAATASTVTVTNPGSADQTNVTVTDNPPPNAQSVSATPSSGSCSGQGPITCNLGTIPAGGSATVTVNATPILPPTAVNVAAAQSDQASQVTNSKVVNVTAAPSTSYVGVTNTGFSTASPALALDSTLQWSFVGPGSHSATDKTSGLGIFPDTGLVAPVAFRQMTFPAGGAYTFTDTATSKTIKLTVPMTAKPATGSTTTTFTLTWAAAAPPAGYSEDVQVMRPGTTTWASLFKATTATSGTFVPNKGTGTYKFRCRFRRTSGTGASAYTAAVSVKVS; via the coding sequence ATGAGACGGCGCGCATGGATCCTGGCGATCGTGGCTGCCCTGGCGGTGACCGGCGGCCGCGCGGGCGCGGCGCACGCCACCGACCCCGCCACGGGCGATCCGGTGATCGCCGCCGTGGGCGACATGGCGTGCGCGCCGGCCGACTCGAACTTCAACGGCGGCGCCGGCACTGCGTCCAACTGCGGCGAGGCGGCGAACAGCGCCCAGATGCAGACCGACCCGACGATCGACACGCTGCTCGGCCTCGGCGACTACCAGTACGGCTGCGGCAGCCCCGCCGAGTTCGCGCAGAGCTACGGGCCGACGTGGGGGTTCTTCAACAACATCATCGATCCCACGGCCGGGAACCACGAGTACTCGACCAAGACGAACTCGGCCGACGGCTCGCCGTGCCCCGATCCGAACGACGCCGGCCAGGACTACTTCGCCTACTTCGGCGCGCCGGCGCGGCCCGCCACCGCCGGCGAGTACTCGTTCAACGTCGGGCAGTGGCACCTGATCTCGCTGAACGCCAACTGCTCGAAGACGAACGTCGGCGGCTGCGCCGCGACGAGCCCGCAGACGAGGTGGCTCCAGAGCGACCTGGCGGCGAACACGCAGCCGTGCACGCTGGCCTACTGGCACCAGCCGCGGTGGACGGCCAACGGCACCAACGCGTCGGCGTACGCGCCCTGGTGGAGCGTCCTCTACGCGGGCCACGTCGACGTCGTGCTGAACGGGCACGTCCACACCTACGCCCGCTTCGCCCCGCTCGACCCGAGCGGCAACAGCGACCCGGCGAACGGCATCCGCGAGGTGATCGTCGGCACCGGCGGGGAGTCGCTCGTCTCGGCCTCGCCGAGCGCGAGCCCGGCGCCGCTCGTGAACTACCGCGGCTTCGGGTACCTGCGGATGGTGCTGCATCCGACGGGCTACGACGCCCAGTTCATCGCCGCGAACGGCGCCGTGAAGGACACGTTCTCTGGAACCTGCCACGGGTCGAGCCCGCCGCCGGCCGCGCTCCAGGTCTCCCAGACGGCTCCGGCATCCGTGCAGGCCGACGCGGCCACGGCCTCCACCGTCACGGTGACCAACCCGGGCAGCGCCGACCAGACGAACGTCACGGTCACCGACAACCCCCCGCCGAACGCGCAGTCGGTCTCGGCCACCCCGTCGAGCGGGAGCTGCTCCGGCCAGGGGCCGATCACGTGCAACCTGGGCACGATCCCGGCGGGCGGATCGGCCACGGTCACCGTGAACGCGACCCCGATCCTGCCGCCGACCGCGGTGAACGTCGCCGCCGCCCAGTCCGACCAGGCCTCACAGGTGACGAACAGCAAGGTCGTGAACGTGACCGCCGCCCCGAGCACGAGCTACGTCGGCGTCACCAACACGGGCTTCAGCACGGCCTCGCCCGCGCTGGCGCTGGACAGCACCCTGCAGTGGAGCTTCGTCGGCCCCGGCTCGCACAGCGCGACCGACAAGACGAGCGGCCTTGGGATCTTCCCCGACACCGGCCTCGTCGCCCCGGTCGCCTTCCGGCAGATGACCTTCCCGGCCGGCGGCGCCTACACCTTCACCGATACGGCCACCTCCAAGACCATCAAGCTGACCGTGCCGATGACGGCCAAGCCGGCGACCGGATCGACGACGACCACGTTCACGCTGACCTGGGCTGCCGCGGCGCCGCCGGCCGGCTACTCCGAGGACGTCCAGGTGATGCGGCCCGGCACGACCACGTGGGCGTCGCTCTTCAAGGCGACCACGGCCACGTCCGGGACGTTCGTCCCCAACAAGGGCACCGGGACGTACAAGTTCCGCTGCCGCTTCCGGCGCACGAGCGGCACCGGCGCATCCGCCTACACGGCAGCCGTGAGCGTCAAGGTCAGCTGA
- a CDS encoding alkaline phosphatase family protein, whose translation MVGWKWRIVPVAAVVTAAVLAFVATVPAATNLLTNGTFEGSGSGSLTGWAASGGTLSLVTGNGGGHAARVSASTAGTQAYAYTPSKPVKNLVAGAAYTLDGTVRSATGGTVCLKLKEVPATGSTTVGSAQQCIAATSTWQAFPTVSYKAAKAGDSLTVNVAESSPAAGATFEIDNLVLAAGSTGTDGSAPTVPGNVHASADSSSAATVTWSASSDNVGVTGYDVFRDGAKVQTVGGTTTTFHDSGLQASTTYSYTVDAFDAAGNISAKSSAASVTTPSGGGGGNGPCGTVATSTSPYQHIVVIMDENLTVAAWQAATDAPFTHMLATDCRNETNAAGETHPSFPNYLAVMSGTFNTCLACSSNADNMFHQLGAAGMTWKDYNQSMPGNCANNTSSVPYYRNGHNPAFWFTDLGSTASGGDGSCAKFDVPADPNLWNDIAADNLPNFSWIAPDDCHDMHWMSGPCETVTGQTKAQRIAIGDAYIQKVVNAIAATPSYQAGKTLVVVTWDESNEQSVQTKGNWGIDCSDPSVYNAKKSTCQVVTILVSARITAGATNTFYSHYSLTAAFEHNFGLPLLAGATNSWVTPAPIY comes from the coding sequence ATGGTGGGGTGGAAGTGGAGAATCGTTCCGGTTGCGGCCGTCGTCACGGCGGCCGTCCTCGCGTTCGTGGCGACGGTGCCGGCCGCCACGAACCTGCTCACCAACGGGACGTTCGAGGGCAGCGGCTCGGGCTCGCTCACGGGCTGGGCGGCCAGCGGCGGCACGCTCTCGCTCGTGACCGGCAACGGCGGCGGCCACGCCGCGCGCGTCTCGGCGTCGACGGCCGGCACGCAGGCGTACGCCTACACGCCGTCCAAGCCGGTGAAGAACCTCGTCGCCGGCGCGGCCTACACGCTCGACGGCACGGTGCGCTCGGCCACGGGCGGGACCGTGTGCCTGAAGCTGAAGGAGGTGCCGGCCACCGGGTCGACCACTGTCGGCTCGGCCCAGCAGTGCATCGCCGCCACCTCGACGTGGCAGGCGTTCCCGACCGTCTCCTACAAGGCGGCGAAGGCCGGCGACTCCCTGACGGTGAACGTGGCCGAGTCGTCACCGGCCGCGGGCGCCACGTTCGAAATCGACAACCTCGTCCTGGCGGCGGGCTCGACCGGCACCGACGGCAGCGCGCCGACCGTCCCGGGGAACGTGCACGCGTCGGCCGACAGCTCGAGCGCCGCGACCGTGACCTGGTCGGCCTCGAGCGACAACGTCGGCGTGACCGGATATGACGTGTTCCGCGACGGCGCGAAGGTGCAGACCGTCGGCGGGACGACGACGACGTTCCACGACTCCGGCCTCCAGGCGAGCACGACCTACTCGTATACCGTCGACGCCTTCGACGCCGCCGGCAACATCTCCGCCAAGTCGAGCGCCGCGTCGGTCACGACGCCCTCCGGCGGTGGCGGCGGCAACGGCCCGTGCGGGACGGTCGCCACGAGCACCTCCCCCTACCAGCACATCGTCGTGATCATGGACGAGAACCTGACGGTCGCCGCCTGGCAGGCCGCCACCGACGCGCCCTTCACCCACATGCTCGCGACCGATTGCCGCAACGAGACGAACGCGGCGGGCGAGACGCACCCGAGCTTCCCCAACTACCTGGCGGTGATGAGCGGCACGTTCAACACCTGCCTGGCCTGCTCGTCGAACGCCGACAACATGTTCCATCAGCTCGGCGCGGCCGGGATGACGTGGAAGGACTACAACCAGTCGATGCCGGGGAACTGCGCGAACAACACGAGCTCGGTGCCCTACTACCGCAACGGCCACAACCCGGCCTTCTGGTTCACCGACCTCGGCTCGACGGCCAGCGGCGGCGACGGCTCGTGCGCGAAGTTCGACGTCCCGGCCGACCCGAACCTGTGGAACGACATCGCCGCCGACAACCTGCCGAACTTCTCCTGGATCGCGCCGGACGACTGCCACGACATGCACTGGATGAGCGGCCCGTGCGAGACGGTGACCGGGCAGACGAAGGCGCAGCGGATCGCGATCGGCGACGCCTACATCCAGAAGGTCGTGAACGCGATCGCCGCCACCCCGAGCTACCAGGCCGGCAAGACCCTGGTCGTCGTCACCTGGGACGAGTCGAACGAGCAGTCCGTGCAGACCAAGGGCAACTGGGGCATCGACTGCTCCGACCCGTCGGTGTACAACGCCAAGAAGTCCACCTGCCAGGTGGTGACGATCCTCGTCTCCGCCCGCATCACCGCCGGGGCGACGAACACGTTCTACAGCCACTACAGCTTGACCGCCGCCTTCGAGCACAACTTCGGCCTTCCGCTGCTGGCGGGCGCGACCAACTCCTGGGTCACCCCGGCGCCGATCTACTGA
- a CDS encoding heavy metal-binding domain-containing protein, which produces MGFFNRGGPKEGRDERDRREQRQRADIERIAAGGIPAAAEERLRTLGAEAGQAFTSDLSVPEFGLVRRVGLEPITQVLGSSVYHVGWQFMGGGWYGSSQELTVLSDAYNDCRRRALERLRTEAELAGADAVVGLHVTAARYEWGSDLIEFQAIGTAVRAPGLRTPDGPALTNLSGQECALLLEAGHRPCGIVGATSVYYGTLYTWTQPIPASSWGGWANVEMVGATQTWYAARHRVLQLLTADAAALGAGGIVATRWAQEERPYESGDRLAGVTYIIHALATAIAPGEGKPHPDIATILTLSKETG; this is translated from the coding sequence GTGGGCTTCTTCAACCGCGGCGGCCCGAAGGAGGGCCGGGACGAGCGCGACCGGCGCGAGCAGCGCCAGCGCGCCGACATCGAGCGGATCGCCGCCGGCGGCATCCCCGCCGCCGCCGAGGAGCGGCTGCGCACGCTCGGCGCAGAGGCCGGCCAGGCGTTCACCTCCGACCTCTCGGTGCCCGAGTTCGGGCTTGTCCGCCGCGTCGGGCTCGAGCCGATCACGCAGGTGCTGGGATCGTCCGTCTACCACGTCGGCTGGCAGTTCATGGGCGGGGGCTGGTACGGCTCGTCGCAGGAGCTGACCGTGCTGAGCGACGCCTACAACGACTGCCGCAGGCGCGCGCTCGAGCGGCTCCGCACCGAGGCCGAGCTGGCGGGGGCCGACGCGGTGGTCGGGCTGCATGTGACCGCCGCGCGCTACGAGTGGGGCAGCGACCTGATCGAGTTCCAGGCGATCGGCACGGCCGTGCGGGCGCCCGGCCTGCGCACGCCGGACGGCCCGGCGCTCACGAACCTGAGCGGCCAGGAGTGCGCGCTCCTGCTCGAGGCCGGCCACCGGCCGTGCGGCATCGTCGGCGCGACCTCCGTGTACTACGGCACCCTCTACACCTGGACGCAGCCGATCCCGGCATCGTCCTGGGGCGGCTGGGCGAACGTCGAGATGGTGGGCGCCACCCAGACCTGGTACGCCGCCCGCCACCGCGTCCTCCAGCTTCTGACCGCCGACGCCGCGGCGCTCGGCGCAGGCGGCATCGTCGCCACCCGCTGGGCGCAGGAGGAGCGGCCCTACGAGTCCGGCGACCGCCTGGCCGGCGTCACGTACATCATCCACGCCCTCGCCACCGCCATCGCTCCCGGCGAGGGCAAGCCCCACCCCGACATCGCCACCATCCTCACGCTGTCCAAGGAGACGGGATGA
- a CDS encoding heavy metal-binding domain-containing protein: MSYDPNSLEGVPADARSRLAQNKAGLFTSDLSVREFLLVKEAGFDPLGLVVGSSIYHIGFQQSNWNQNQEMDVLTQAMYHARELAMTRMEEEADQLGADGIVGVRLDVGRYEWGADLAEFIALGTAVKHRGGELHRAPNGRPFTSDLSGQDFWTLLRAGYRPVGMCMGSCVYHVAHQGLRGFFSKIGQNVEMENYTQALYDARELAMQRMQAEAQQVQAEGIVGVQIQERSHGWGSHVIEFFAVGTAVVPTKADHIIEPPAMMLSMDG, encoded by the coding sequence ATGAGCTACGACCCCAACTCGCTCGAGGGCGTCCCCGCCGACGCCCGCAGCCGCCTGGCCCAGAACAAGGCGGGCCTTTTCACCTCCGACCTCTCGGTGCGGGAGTTCCTGCTCGTGAAGGAGGCCGGCTTCGACCCGCTCGGCCTGGTCGTCGGGAGCTCGATCTACCACATCGGCTTCCAGCAGTCGAACTGGAACCAGAACCAGGAGATGGACGTCCTCACGCAGGCCATGTACCACGCCCGCGAGCTGGCGATGACCCGCATGGAGGAGGAGGCCGACCAGCTCGGCGCCGACGGCATCGTCGGGGTGCGGCTGGACGTCGGCCGCTACGAGTGGGGCGCCGACCTGGCGGAGTTCATCGCCCTCGGCACCGCCGTCAAGCACCGCGGCGGCGAGCTGCACCGGGCGCCGAACGGGCGGCCGTTCACGAGCGACCTCTCCGGCCAGGACTTCTGGACGCTGCTGCGCGCCGGCTACCGGCCGGTGGGCATGTGCATGGGCAGCTGCGTCTACCACGTCGCCCACCAGGGTCTGCGCGGGTTCTTCTCGAAGATCGGCCAGAACGTCGAGATGGAGAACTACACCCAGGCGCTCTACGACGCCCGCGAGCTGGCCATGCAGCGGATGCAGGCGGAGGCCCAGCAGGTGCAGGCCGAGGGCATCGTCGGCGTGCAGATCCAGGAGCGCAGCCACGGCTGGGGCTCGCACGTGATCGAGTTCTTCGCGGTCGGCACGGCCGTCGTGCCGACGAAGGCCGACCACATCATCGAGCCCCCGGCCATGATGCTGAGCATGGACGGCTGA
- a CDS encoding L,D-transpeptidase: MRSGRTWAAAAIAAGCVVGAAAGVRAARRRTPVAAPPPVVSTTQLTLGADANWVEGGPPPAAAIPAPPPRPRRERGMWATTAVAVSIVLAAVVVVAVASTAPSPAATVPLGTPTQVYTPGVAAPRLVVPRVLPTARRQTWRWAQVLRPVAARRRPGGKLAARLRTRTPEHTVNIVLVTKTALHRGRLWARVRLPVLPNGTQGWVPRAALGGYTFVDTHLVVSLRRRRLTLFRAGKRIFRAPVGIGAPGTPTPRGDFYIRDRLRGYASAFYGPIAFGTSARSAMLTEWPAGGFIGIHGTNAPRLIPGRPSHGCIRMRNRDLRRLARLLPVGTPVTIE, from the coding sequence ATGAGGTCGGGCCGCACGTGGGCAGCCGCGGCCATCGCCGCGGGGTGCGTGGTCGGCGCGGCCGCGGGCGTCCGCGCGGCGCGGCGGCGCACGCCGGTTGCCGCGCCGCCGCCCGTCGTTTCCACCACGCAATTGACACTCGGCGCGGATGCCAATTGGGTGGAAGGCGGGCCGCCGCCGGCCGCCGCCATCCCCGCCCCACCGCCGCGTCCGCGCCGCGAACGGGGCATGTGGGCGACGACCGCGGTCGCCGTCTCGATCGTCCTCGCCGCGGTCGTCGTGGTCGCGGTCGCGTCGACGGCTCCCTCGCCCGCCGCGACCGTCCCGCTCGGCACGCCGACACAGGTCTACACGCCCGGCGTTGCGGCGCCGCGCCTGGTCGTGCCCAGGGTGCTGCCGACGGCCAGGCGGCAGACGTGGCGCTGGGCGCAGGTGCTGCGGCCCGTGGCCGCCCGCCGCCGGCCGGGCGGCAAGCTGGCGGCGCGCCTACGCACGCGCACGCCCGAGCACACGGTCAACATCGTCCTCGTCACGAAGACCGCGCTGCACCGTGGCCGGCTGTGGGCGCGCGTGCGCCTGCCCGTCCTGCCGAACGGCACGCAGGGCTGGGTGCCGCGGGCAGCGCTCGGCGGGTACACATTCGTCGACACCCACCTGGTCGTGAGCCTGCGGCGCCGGCGGCTGACCCTCTTCCGCGCCGGCAAGAGGATCTTCCGGGCACCGGTCGGGATCGGCGCGCCCGGCACCCCGACGCCGCGCGGAGACTTCTATATCCGCGACCGCCTGCGCGGGTACGCGAGCGCGTTCTACGGGCCGATCGCCTTCGGGACGAGCGCGCGCTCGGCCATGCTGACCGAGTGGCCGGCCGGCGGGTTCATCGGCATCCACGGCACGAACGCGCCCCGGCTGATCCCCGGCCGCCCGTCCCACGGGTGCATCCGCATGCGCAACCGGGATCTTCGCCGGCTCGCGCGGCTGCTGCCGGTGGGCACGCCGGTCACGATCGAGTGA